In Pontiella desulfatans, one DNA window encodes the following:
- a CDS encoding N-acetylmuramoyl-L-alanine amidase family protein, which translates to MHPFTRKLFLYHVVLLAGCSSTKNAEAKSPTGTVSLHYVARLYTMRISMSGKNVVLKNKYNTVEIETNSRRAWINGIMVWLHHPCRQYGKEWAIREVDFKQGIDCIMRSYAYLDKRTPKMVVLDPGHGGSDPGATGSRKKIDEKQVVLSIAMRVKAHLEAKKILVRMTRSSDTYPSLPARTDHAYKVGADLFVSIHCNAAGDSSASGVETFVMTVAGADSSNHYGQPGDKFEMKNNRFDAANAVLGFSVHGNLVKHTKRSDRGLRRARLAVLKNAPCPAALVECGFLSNPDEEALLASSNYREAAARGISSGILGYFTLVKRARK; encoded by the coding sequence ATGCATCCATTTACCAGAAAGCTGTTTCTCTACCACGTTGTCCTTCTTGCAGGATGCAGTAGTACGAAAAACGCAGAAGCCAAGTCGCCCACGGGCACGGTTTCGCTCCATTATGTCGCACGTTTGTATACGATGCGCATTTCGATGTCCGGCAAGAACGTGGTGTTGAAAAACAAATACAACACCGTCGAAATCGAGACCAACAGCCGCCGCGCGTGGATCAACGGCATCATGGTTTGGCTGCACCACCCCTGCCGTCAATACGGCAAGGAGTGGGCCATCCGCGAGGTCGATTTCAAGCAGGGGATCGACTGCATCATGCGTTCCTATGCCTATCTGGACAAACGCACGCCGAAGATGGTGGTGCTCGACCCCGGCCACGGGGGCAGCGATCCCGGCGCAACCGGAAGCCGGAAAAAGATCGACGAAAAGCAAGTTGTGCTTTCGATTGCCATGCGGGTCAAGGCGCATCTCGAAGCCAAGAAGATCCTGGTTCGCATGACGCGCTCGTCCGACACCTATCCCTCGCTTCCGGCCCGGACCGACCATGCCTACAAGGTCGGCGCCGACCTTTTCGTGAGTATCCATTGCAACGCGGCCGGCGATTCCTCCGCCAGCGGGGTCGAAACCTTTGTGATGACCGTTGCCGGGGCCGATTCGAGCAACCATTACGGCCAGCCCGGCGACAAGTTCGAGATGAAAAACAACCGGTTCGATGCCGCCAATGCGGTACTCGGCTTCTCCGTGCATGGCAATCTCGTCAAGCATACCAAGCGTTCCGACCGCGGTCTGCGGCGCGCCCGGTTGGCGGTGCTCAAGAATGCGCCGTGCCCGGCCGCGCTGGTGGAATGCGGTTTTCTTTCGAATCCCGACGAGGAGGCCCTGCTGGCTTCGAGCAACTATCGCGAGGCCGCCGCACGCGGAATCTCCAGCGGCATCCTCGGCTACTTCACGCTCGTCAAACGGGCGCGGAAATAG